GTCGTTGATCCCGAACATGTTCAAAAACAGTCATCCCAAACAACTCTTTAAAGCCTTTCTTTAACTTGAACTCGTTTAATTCCGATGCTCGCGCCAGCTCTTTCAGGGAAAGTGGATTTTCGAGCCTATCAACAATGATTTCCTTGGCAGCATAAAGCTTTTCGATATCTTGTTTTTTCATATAAAACCCTGTATACGAATCATTTTCTCTCGTATATTTTTCTAAAACAAGCAAAACAATTTCCATGATCTTACTTTCCATATGCAATTTCTTTAATGAACCCCTATAGGACGAGTGTACCATCTCGTTTACTGCTCGTTTGAGTATTATTGAATCCTCCAAAGGGTTTATTCGCCCCATCTGACTCTTTAAGCAGTTCTCAACGCTTCTGTAATCGTCCGCAGACTCAAAGTAGCTCAGTAACTGTTCCGGTGACATCCTAATTTCCAGACATTGATATCTCTGTTTTGATTTCTTGAACAAATAAATTTCGCTATCTTCTATAGAATATACATTGCCGGGTTGTACTGAAGTTGAAAAATGGTTCCCCTTGTAATAACAGTCGGCGTTGCCACTAAAACAATAATTGATCTCAAAAACTCGATCTTCATAGATATACTGATTCCAATCTTCTTCCAATATCATATCCGAAATGACAACTTCAATACCTTGTCTAATTTTCAGACGGGAAATGCTCCCCTTTCCCAGAAGGGGTGAAAGAACAAGGTGTTGTTCTCCCCCCTGTTCTGTTGCACTCTCAGCTAGATAATCAGAAAGCCCGTCAAAATATCCATGTATATTATCCGATCGAATAATCTGCTCCATATAAAGCACCTCCTATTTGATCCCTGAATTCATTTGCATCTAAATTACAACCTTATAAATCTGATTTTATCGTAGCACCAATGAGAATTGTTATCAATGAGTTT
The nucleotide sequence above comes from Paenibacillus sp. IHBB 10380. Encoded proteins:
- a CDS encoding helix-turn-helix domain-containing protein, yielding MEQIIRSDNIHGYFDGLSDYLAESATEQGGEQHLVLSPLLGKGSISRLKIRQGIEVVISDMILEEDWNQYIYEDRVFEINYCFSGNADCYYKGNHFSTSVQPGNVYSIEDSEIYLFKKSKQRYQCLEIRMSPEQLLSYFESADDYRSVENCLKSQMGRINPLEDSIILKRAVNEMVHSSYRGSLKKLHMESKIMEIVLLVLEKYTRENDSYTGFYMKKQDIEKLYAAKEIIVDRLENPLSLKELARASELNEFKLKKGFKELFGMTVFEHVRDQRLEKGVFLMQVEQLNVGEAAAAVGYSNPSNFSAAFFKKYGCNPIQYLKSKKQYV